A genomic window from Deltaproteobacteria bacterium includes:
- a CDS encoding DUF2203 family protein codes for MNVHSLEQANQLMPYLQGITQKAASEVLVLAQERDLFEVDEPGYDDCVEKIQGVIDIWVDQVDQAGAKPCGLWAVDFDKGDGYYSWKYPEPTLEYCRNDDPEKGAGKRELIQPEIVH; via the coding sequence ATGAACGTACATTCTTTAGAACAAGCAAATCAACTGATGCCGTATCTTCAAGGGATCACTCAAAAGGCAGCAAGCGAAGTCCTTGTGCTTGCGCAAGAGCGAGACCTATTTGAAGTTGATGAACCGGGTTATGATGACTGTGTTGAAAAAATTCAGGGCGTTATCGACATCTGGGTTGACCAAGTTGATCAGGCGGGCGCTAAACCTTGTGGCCTTTGGGCCGTGGATTTTGATAAGGGCGATGGCTACTACTCCTGGAAATATCCTGAACCTACTCTCGAATATTGTCGTAATGACGATCCCGAGAAGGGGGCGGGCAAACGAGAGCTGATTCAGCCTGAAATCGTCCATTAA
- a CDS encoding ApaG domain, translating into MAVSEAPYCAVTFDVEVQVAPMYLPDDSAPESGLHVFFYAMRLINRGEMAVAVQTRHFTIRDGNGVERSLEDAGMRGKPVWIQAGESETFSSYCPLPTACGSMRGFLWVEFSDGTEARVEVPVFFLRHQDHLSGEDGLYRSIG; encoded by the coding sequence GTGGCTGTGTCAGAAGCGCCATATTGCGCCGTTACATTTGATGTTGAGGTTCAGGTGGCACCGATGTACTTGCCCGACGACTCAGCGCCTGAATCAGGATTGCATGTGTTTTTCTATGCAATGCGGCTTATTAACCGCGGTGAGATGGCGGTAGCGGTTCAAACCCGACACTTTACAATTCGAGATGGAAATGGCGTAGAAAGGTCGCTTGAGGATGCCGGAATGCGTGGCAAGCCTGTATGGATCCAGGCCGGCGAAAGCGAAACCTTTTCAAGTTATTGTCCGTTACCAACAGCCTGTGGAAGCATGCGTGGCTTTTTATGGGTAGAGTTTTCTGATGGAACTGAGGCTCGGGTGGAAGTCCCCGTGTTCTTTTTACGTCATCAAGACCATTTATCTGGAGAAGATGGTCTTTACCGTTCCATTGGTTAA
- a CDS encoding DNRLRE domain-containing protein — protein sequence MAIRISLILPIAFLSLTLAACSVDNPLSAIPDCAGVSGGDAVVDECGVCNGDNTQCADCAGVPYGDALADECGICDNDATNDCIQDCSETWGGDAVIDDCGVCDGDNTTCADCAGVPNGDSMLDECGVCDNDSTNDCTEDCTGTWGGDAILDECDVCEGDSSTCADCAGVANGDSVIDECGVCDNDATNDCTEDCTGTWGGDAILDECGVCEGDGSTCGNVSFGPVADAHVTSGSANSNYGLLDELIVDRGANETYLRFDLGANIPAGAYIESVNFKTTAHTGFAWGGDGNVYTYLVDDDTWAEEGITWNNRPAVSGTSLGSWWLWYDYSDNTIRTGEHSTEEMATTVQAELDNDGLISVRLHSPGYRTNYHSREFADASMRPRLEVAYLDCAGIPNGDAFVDTCDDCVGGTTGLEAGDCSEPEETGIVVGGGTTTLAQQGSCGYSSSTISCPAGFVAVGYQGQTGDWFDHVKLICQELLADGSLGGITTTSANGYSSGGSNVGPYYCSAGHVMVGGQVRAGDHLDYVRGRCMSIADVAAGSTVGYTSSADGMGNASGGGDYGDQLCPAGQAITGMIGGNAQYACRISWICSDIANN from the coding sequence ATGGCAATTCGTATTTCTTTAATCCTTCCGATTGCTTTTTTGAGCCTAACACTCGCAGCATGCAGCGTTGACAATCCACTCTCAGCAATTCCTGATTGTGCTGGCGTTTCAGGCGGCGACGCAGTCGTTGATGAATGCGGTGTGTGCAACGGCGACAATACGCAATGCGCCGACTGCGCGGGTGTCCCATACGGAGATGCTCTCGCGGACGAATGCGGGATTTGTGATAACGACGCTACCAATGATTGCATTCAAGACTGCTCAGAAACATGGGGCGGCGATGCTGTGATCGATGATTGCGGCGTGTGTGACGGTGACAATACCACCTGCGCCGACTGCGCAGGCGTCCCAAATGGCGATTCTATGCTGGACGAATGTGGCGTATGCGACAACGACTCTACGAACGATTGCACTGAAGACTGCACCGGAACATGGGGCGGAGATGCTATCCTCGATGAATGCGACGTGTGCGAAGGCGACAGCTCAACCTGTGCCGACTGTGCTGGCGTTGCGAATGGTGACTCCGTCATCGATGAATGTGGCGTCTGCGATAACGACGCTACGAACGATTGCACTGAAGACTGCACCGGAACATGGGGCGGAGATGCCATCCTCGACGAATGCGGCGTGTGTGAAGGAGACGGCTCAACCTGTGGCAATGTGTCATTTGGACCTGTTGCCGATGCACACGTAACCAGTGGTAGCGCCAACAGCAACTACGGACTACTTGATGAACTCATTGTGGACCGCGGCGCCAACGAAACCTATTTACGGTTCGACCTAGGAGCCAATATTCCAGCCGGTGCTTATATAGAGAGTGTTAACTTCAAAACCACCGCACACACAGGATTTGCCTGGGGCGGCGACGGCAACGTTTATACTTACCTCGTAGACGATGACACCTGGGCAGAAGAAGGCATCACCTGGAACAACCGCCCGGCGGTATCGGGCACAAGCCTGGGCAGCTGGTGGCTCTGGTATGATTACAGCGACAACACGATTCGAACAGGTGAGCACTCCACCGAAGAAATGGCCACAACTGTTCAAGCAGAACTGGATAACGACGGCCTTATCAGTGTCCGTCTTCACTCCCCTGGCTATCGTACCAATTACCACTCGCGTGAGTTTGCGGATGCAAGCATGCGCCCTCGGCTTGAAGTTGCATATCTTGACTGCGCCGGTATTCCCAACGGCGATGCATTTGTTGATACCTGCGACGACTGTGTTGGCGGTACCACAGGCCTTGAGGCGGGCGACTGCTCCGAGCCGGAAGAGACGGGAATTGTAGTCGGCGGTGGCACAACCACACTGGCGCAACAAGGCAGCTGCGGATATTCCAGCAGCACTATCAGTTGCCCTGCGGGTTTTGTGGCCGTTGGTTACCAAGGCCAAACCGGCGATTGGTTTGACCACGTAAAACTGATCTGCCAAGAGCTGCTCGCCGATGGTTCTTTGGGTGGCATCACAACCACTTCTGCTAACGGTTACAGCAGCGGCGGCAGCAATGTTGGTCCTTACTACTGCTCTGCAGGCCACGTTATGGTCGGCGGTCAGGTCCGTGCTGGTGACCACTTAGATTATGTGCGTGGACGCTGCATGAGTATTGCAGACGTCGCAGCAGGAAGTACCGTTGGGTACACCTCCTCCGCTGATGGAATGGGTAACGCAAGCGGCGGCGGCGATTACGGTGATCAGCT